A section of the Metabacillus endolithicus genome encodes:
- a CDS encoding ABC transporter substrate-binding protein, giving the protein MKKIISLLSIVVSLFIILSACSNTSSSDSSDNNESKSKETVELKMAYISFGPEPADLELVQGEINKITKEEINVKVDLEPINVGQYAQQTNLMLSSGEKLDLLVTGNLSGFLDYPGQVAKGQLYPLNDLLDQHGQGIKDALSSDYLYTPTIGEDTYGVPQVRDLAMFRNLIIRKDLVDKYNIDLNSINTVEDLTDVFRVIKENEPDMYLMPNESTSASLVNSIGYMNGDFLADTIGVLLDSSKLEISNYVESEQYENEINLARKWYKAGYILPDVATNTESAQNLMKSGKVFAFFKSGIPYIAEKESRVVGHEVISVPISGSFTDTSTVTKFMWLIPQSAEYPEKSMELLNLFYSNADIMNLISWGIEGKHYVKVSDNVITYPEGVNADNIGYAPNAGWQFGNQMLTYVWEDTPPDMWEKMVELNESAEKSAALGFIFDTSPVKTELAAVTNVISQFKASIENGVVDPETELPKYQEKLKQAGIDKIIEEKQKQLDKWAETK; this is encoded by the coding sequence TTGAAAAAAATTATCAGTTTATTATCTATTGTAGTCTCATTATTTATCATCCTTTCAGCATGTAGTAACACAAGCTCATCAGATTCATCAGATAATAATGAGTCTAAGTCGAAAGAAACAGTTGAATTAAAGATGGCTTATATTTCGTTTGGTCCGGAACCAGCTGATCTTGAATTAGTTCAAGGAGAAATTAACAAGATAACCAAAGAAGAAATAAATGTTAAAGTTGATCTTGAGCCTATTAACGTTGGGCAATACGCACAACAAACAAATTTGATGCTATCAAGTGGTGAAAAGCTAGATTTATTGGTAACAGGTAATCTTTCAGGATTCTTAGATTACCCTGGACAAGTAGCCAAAGGTCAGCTTTATCCATTAAATGATTTATTAGATCAGCATGGTCAAGGAATTAAAGATGCACTTTCATCGGATTATCTATATACACCAACAATTGGTGAAGATACTTACGGAGTCCCACAAGTTCGTGATTTGGCAATGTTTAGAAATTTAATTATTCGAAAAGATTTAGTGGATAAATACAATATTGATTTAAATTCAATTAATACAGTTGAAGACTTAACAGATGTTTTTCGTGTGATTAAAGAAAACGAACCAGATATGTATTTAATGCCTAACGAATCAACATCTGCTTCTTTAGTAAACAGTATTGGATACATGAACGGGGACTTCTTAGCTGACACTATCGGAGTGTTACTAGATTCCTCTAAGTTAGAAATAAGCAATTACGTTGAATCTGAACAATATGAGAATGAAATAAATCTAGCGAGAAAATGGTATAAAGCGGGGTATATTTTACCAGATGTAGCAACAAATACTGAATCAGCACAAAACCTAATGAAATCGGGTAAAGTCTTTGCATTTTTTAAATCTGGAATACCATATATTGCTGAAAAAGAAAGTAGAGTTGTAGGTCATGAAGTTATAAGTGTACCGATTTCAGGTTCATTTACTGATACATCTACTGTAACGAAATTTATGTGGCTTATCCCACAATCAGCAGAATATCCAGAAAAATCAATGGAATTACTCAATCTGTTTTACTCGAATGCAGATATTATGAACCTCATTAGTTGGGGAATTGAAGGAAAGCACTATGTAAAAGTATCAGATAATGTCATTACGTACCCAGAAGGTGTAAATGCAGATAATATTGGCTATGCACCAAACGCAGGATGGCAATTCGGTAATCAGATGTTAACTTATGTATGGGAAGATACTCCTCCTGATATGTGGGAGAAAATGGTGGAGCTTAATGAATCAGCAGAGAAATCAGCAGCATTAGGATTCATATTCGATACATCACCTGTAAAAACAGAACTAGCAGCTGTAACTAACGTCATATCCCAATTTAAGGCATCAATTGAAAATGGTGTTGTGGATCCTGAAACTGAATTACCAAAGTATCAAGAAAAACTTAAGCAAGCAGGTATTGACAAAATTATTGAAGAGAAGCAAAAGCAATTAGATAAATGGGCAGAAACTAAGTAA
- a CDS encoding C-glycoside deglycosidase beta subunit domain-containing protein: MFEQYMVCEDGFKNVEENGELIGFEVKLRIPYYRGVSLSLINSIDLEVDGISFPQDDMLFKVETGSFPYNELSTVINNRWEFGEKATLFVKKKGGLDSGSHKVHAVVNLRISYLPWPNIGDDTKTITLVEN, translated from the coding sequence ATGTTTGAACAATATATGGTCTGTGAAGATGGATTTAAAAATGTAGAAGAAAACGGAGAATTAATTGGCTTTGAAGTTAAATTACGTATTCCTTATTATCGTGGAGTTTCATTATCATTAATTAATAGTATTGATTTAGAGGTCGATGGGATCTCATTTCCACAAGATGATATGTTGTTTAAGGTTGAAACTGGGAGTTTCCCATATAATGAATTATCGACTGTTATAAATAATCGCTGGGAATTCGGAGAAAAAGCAACATTATTTGTTAAGAAAAAAGGTGGATTAGATTCAGGAAGTCACAAAGTTCATGCTGTTGTTAATTTACGGATTTCCTACTTGCCATGGCCAAATATTGGAGACGATACGAAAACTATTACTCTAGTTGAAAATTGA
- a CDS encoding sugar phosphate isomerase/epimerase family protein: MREKSKIKRGVSLYSYQEEFYTGKLNLEQCIAEVAKTGAKGIELLPEQMLKGFPKVSEEFVDQWFGWMDQYGVEPVAYDAFLDNKLFPNRLLTLEENVDMMVRDLKLANKLGFKVLRTLVSTPLEVVKASLPYAEEYGVKIALEVHAPFTFGTPWFEERMEYIISSGTKWFGIMPDLGIFVKRIPPVMEQRHIRDGGTPEIITFVSENYENGVDKDETLEVVKKMKNANKVDLAYAELARHLIYTDPKILKDYIPYIMHVHGKYYDITDDYKEPSIPYKDIINILDEAGYDGYIDSEYEGNRHIQDFMEVDSVKQVQRHQELLKSLLDN; the protein is encoded by the coding sequence ATGAGAGAAAAATCAAAAATAAAACGAGGAGTTTCATTATATAGTTATCAAGAAGAGTTTTATACCGGAAAGTTAAATCTTGAACAATGTATTGCAGAGGTTGCAAAAACGGGGGCTAAAGGGATTGAATTATTACCAGAACAGATGCTTAAAGGATTCCCAAAAGTATCGGAAGAGTTTGTTGACCAATGGTTTGGATGGATGGACCAATATGGAGTGGAACCTGTTGCCTATGATGCATTTTTAGATAATAAATTGTTTCCTAATCGCTTACTTACTTTAGAAGAAAATGTAGATATGATGGTACGTGATTTAAAGCTTGCAAATAAATTAGGGTTTAAAGTGTTAAGAACATTAGTATCTACACCTCTCGAAGTTGTAAAAGCAAGTCTCCCTTATGCGGAAGAATATGGAGTGAAAATTGCTTTAGAAGTTCACGCACCATTTACATTTGGTACTCCTTGGTTTGAAGAGCGAATGGAGTATATTATTAGTAGTGGAACAAAATGGTTTGGGATTATGCCTGATTTAGGAATATTTGTAAAAAGGATTCCTCCTGTTATGGAACAAAGACATATTCGTGATGGTGGTACACCAGAGATCATTACATTTGTAAGTGAGAATTATGAGAATGGAGTCGATAAGGACGAGACTTTGGAAGTAGTCAAGAAAATGAAAAATGCAAATAAGGTCGATCTTGCTTATGCTGAATTGGCTAGGCACTTAATTTATACGGACCCTAAAATTCTAAAAGACTATATTCCATATATTATGCATGTACATGGTAAATACTACGATATTACGGATGACTATAAAGAACCTAGTATTCCATATAAAGATATCATTAATATTTTAGATGAAGCTGGATATGATGGATACATTGATAGTGAGTATGAAGGAAACCGTCACATACAAGATTTTATGGAAGTAGATAGTGTTAAGCAAGTTCAACGTCATCAAGAATTATTAAAAAGTTTATTAGATAATTAA
- a CDS encoding GH39 family glycosyl hydrolase: protein MFSSQTVQTSVDSKLITISVMHGKSVLDHAHKDIELIYIIKGNLRVKVNSKTITLSKFDFLLLNSNELHSFQSDEDNLYVVIHFNYYQLCSLFLQENVLFECNSIENETSSDQEFRRVIEELLSVYLKQSDSSLVEFWEKAFKLISVIHFNYLKSRKHQELKHFSPESGNNERLSEILEYVENNFREPLSLEEVASIQFITVPYLSKFFKKQTGKTFSQYLNKVRLAHAVNELINTNKTITRIALDNGFPNLAAFNRVFNEKYQVKPVEYRKQMVDSIEQEEKISNENSKPEKNEVLKELQNYLDTHLPIIQGNHQLPVEKETHIVKLAKLDAFTKYWNKVINIGYATDLLNSDMQEQIALLQNEIGFTYARFWGLFSDDMHVEDYSNEHISYNFSNINKLLDFLIKNRLKPFIELGPKPKIVNKTLDQTLILQTSSEKSLEEWKNIIRAFLLHCIERYGIEEVETWYFEIWSKDIDPIRDETISGNEINKRHDPSQFEEYFNVFSFLKKITNEIVPLAKVGGCGLTMDLESDKLDLFLNQWRLREVQPDFLSIYLYPIEIDTDKNRIPKKNMLSTNPNYIRNKIKQVRTSLKKSGFDSLELNVTEWNISISNRDYLNDSCFKAAYIVKNTVDNLKHNINMMGYWMCSDIFSDFRDSKNLLHGGAGLITKSGIKKASYHAYVLMKQLGEILVSKGENYIVTKKSGDRYQIICFNYKHFDYSYYLNPEGSTEISEQYDIFENNDPLNLSLEIQGITNGRYRIKEHRINRDQGSVLDEWLKFGSVYDIKPDEVEYLKQKCVPYMKVDHTLVEENSIVLEGKLQPHEVRLYELNLLFSE from the coding sequence ATGTTTAGTTCACAAACGGTCCAAACTTCAGTAGATTCAAAGCTAATAACTATTTCGGTCATGCACGGAAAGAGTGTCCTAGACCACGCCCATAAAGACATCGAATTAATTTATATCATAAAGGGCAATTTGCGAGTAAAAGTAAATAGTAAAACAATTACATTAAGTAAATTCGATTTTCTTTTACTTAACTCAAATGAGCTACATTCTTTTCAGTCTGACGAGGATAATTTATATGTTGTTATCCATTTTAACTATTATCAACTATGCTCTCTTTTTTTACAGGAAAATGTATTATTTGAATGTAATTCAATAGAAAACGAGACTTCATCAGACCAAGAATTTCGGAGAGTCATAGAGGAGCTACTGTCTGTTTACTTAAAACAGAGTGATTCTTCATTGGTTGAATTTTGGGAGAAGGCATTTAAATTAATTTCTGTTATCCACTTTAATTATCTAAAGTCCAGAAAACATCAAGAATTGAAACACTTTTCACCAGAGAGTGGAAATAATGAAAGATTATCTGAGATTCTTGAATATGTTGAGAATAACTTCCGGGAGCCATTATCTTTAGAGGAAGTGGCAAGCATTCAATTTATTACTGTACCTTATTTATCTAAATTTTTTAAAAAACAAACCGGGAAAACATTTTCACAATACTTAAATAAAGTACGTCTTGCACATGCTGTTAATGAGTTGATCAATACTAATAAAACGATTACTAGAATTGCATTAGATAATGGGTTTCCGAATTTAGCTGCGTTTAATAGAGTATTTAATGAAAAATATCAGGTGAAACCAGTCGAGTATAGAAAGCAAATGGTAGATTCGATAGAACAAGAAGAGAAGATTTCAAATGAGAATAGCAAACCTGAAAAAAATGAGGTATTAAAAGAATTACAGAATTATTTGGATACTCATTTACCGATTATCCAAGGCAATCATCAGCTACCGGTTGAGAAGGAAACGCACATTGTTAAACTCGCTAAACTTGATGCTTTCACAAAATATTGGAACAAGGTAATTAATATCGGTTATGCAACTGATCTATTAAATTCAGATATGCAAGAGCAAATCGCACTTTTACAGAATGAAATTGGATTTACATATGCTAGATTTTGGGGATTATTTAGTGATGATATGCATGTTGAAGATTATTCTAATGAGCATATTTCTTATAATTTTTCTAATATAAATAAATTACTGGATTTCCTAATAAAAAATAGGTTAAAACCATTTATTGAACTTGGCCCTAAACCAAAAATTGTGAATAAAACTCTTGATCAAACTCTTATTTTACAGACGAGTAGTGAAAAATCCCTTGAAGAATGGAAAAACATAATTCGAGCATTTTTATTACATTGTATTGAACGTTATGGTATTGAAGAGGTAGAAACATGGTACTTTGAGATATGGAGCAAGGATATTGATCCTATACGAGATGAAACAATTTCTGGGAATGAGATTAATAAAAGGCATGACCCTAGCCAATTTGAGGAGTATTTTAATGTATTCAGCTTTCTTAAAAAGATTACGAATGAAATTGTTCCTTTAGCGAAAGTTGGAGGATGTGGATTAACGATGGATTTAGAAAGTGATAAGTTAGATTTATTTCTTAATCAATGGAGACTGAGAGAGGTACAACCAGATTTCTTATCAATCTATTTATATCCAATTGAAATTGACACTGATAAGAATAGAATTCCGAAAAAAAATATGCTTTCTACAAATCCTAACTATATAAGGAATAAAATTAAACAGGTAAGAACCTCTTTAAAAAAATCTGGATTTGATTCACTTGAGTTAAATGTAACTGAGTGGAATATCTCAATATCTAACCGAGATTATCTTAATGATAGTTGCTTTAAAGCAGCCTATATAGTGAAAAATACCGTTGACAATTTGAAACACAACATCAATATGATGGGATATTGGATGTGTTCTGATATTTTTAGTGATTTTAGAGATTCTAAGAATCTACTACATGGTGGAGCTGGACTGATCACGAAAAGTGGAATAAAAAAAGCAAGCTACCATGCGTATGTATTAATGAAACAATTAGGAGAGATTTTAGTATCAAAAGGTGAAAATTATATTGTTACCAAGAAATCTGGAGATCGCTATCAAATCATATGCTTTAATTATAAACACTTTGACTACTCTTATTATTTAAATCCTGAAGGAAGTACAGAAATTAGTGAGCAGTACGATATTTTTGAGAATAATGATCCATTGAATCTATCTCTAGAAATACAAGGAATTACGAATGGGAGATATCGTATAAAAGAACACCGAATTAATCGTGATCAGGGCAGTGTTTTAGACGAATGGCTAAAATTTGGTTCAGTCTACGACATAAAACCCGATGAAGTCGAATACTTAAAGCAAAAATGTGTTCCTTATATGAAAGTAGATCATACATTAGTAGAAGAGAATTCAATTGTCCTAGAAGGTAAGCTTCAACCACATGAAGTAAGGTTATATGAACTTAATTTGTTATTTAGTGAATAA
- a CDS encoding Gfo/Idh/MocA family protein, giving the protein MSKLRIGIIGCGGIANQKHFPALSQFKDTCEMVAFCDVVLERAQKAAQEFGSKDAKVYEDYNELLKDESIDIVHVLTPNVMHSPITVAAFEAGKHVMCEKPMAHNTEAAEKMMDAWKKSGKKFTIAYQNRFREEVQALHQSCEKEELGDIYFAKAHAVRRRAVPTWGVFPDKSQQGGGPLIDIGTHALDITLWMMNNYKPVSVSGSVFHKLGHLPEATEGNLFGTWDPETFEVEDSAFGYIKMENGATIFLESSWGFNVLNAKEAATTLCGTKGGAEIISGMGFKDKELVYNNTHNGMLVEQRKSPVGNIAYFEGGANSPEALEAKQWLEAVREDKEPLVKPEEAFIVTKILDAIYQSAETGKEIVFDK; this is encoded by the coding sequence ATGAGTAAACTTCGAATTGGAATTATAGGCTGTGGTGGTATTGCTAATCAAAAACATTTTCCAGCATTATCACAATTTAAAGATACATGTGAAATGGTTGCATTTTGTGATGTTGTGCTAGAGCGTGCACAAAAAGCAGCACAGGAGTTTGGTTCAAAGGATGCAAAAGTATATGAAGACTATAACGAGTTATTAAAAGACGAGTCGATTGATATTGTGCATGTACTAACACCTAACGTGATGCACAGCCCAATTACAGTAGCAGCATTTGAGGCGGGGAAACATGTTATGTGTGAAAAGCCAATGGCTCATAATACAGAAGCTGCCGAAAAAATGATGGACGCTTGGAAAAAATCAGGTAAGAAATTCACGATTGCGTATCAAAACCGTTTCAGAGAGGAAGTACAAGCTCTACATCAATCATGTGAAAAAGAAGAGCTAGGGGATATTTATTTCGCAAAGGCACATGCGGTACGTCGCCGTGCTGTCCCAACTTGGGGAGTATTTCCTGATAAATCTCAACAAGGTGGAGGTCCATTAATCGATATTGGTACTCATGCACTCGACATCACGTTATGGATGATGAACAATTACAAACCTGTATCCGTATCAGGATCTGTCTTTCATAAGCTAGGTCATTTACCAGAGGCAACAGAAGGGAACTTATTCGGAACATGGGATCCAGAAACGTTTGAAGTTGAGGATTCAGCATTTGGATATATCAAAATGGAAAACGGGGCAACGATTTTCCTAGAATCTTCCTGGGGCTTTAATGTATTAAATGCAAAAGAAGCTGCGACAACTCTTTGTGGTACAAAAGGCGGAGCGGAAATTATTTCAGGAATGGGCTTTAAGGACAAGGAATTGGTTTATAACAACACCCATAATGGCATGTTAGTTGAACAAAGAAAATCCCCAGTTGGAAACATTGCTTATTTTGAAGGTGGAGCAAATTCACCAGAAGCGTTAGAAGCTAAACAATGGTTAGAAGCTGTTCGAGAAGATAAAGAGCCACTAGTAAAACCAGAGGAAGCGTTTATCGTAACAAAAATATTAGATGCGATCTATCAATCAGCTGAAACTGGTAAGGAGATTGTTTTTGATAAATAA
- a CDS encoding C-glycoside deglycosidase beta subunit domain-containing protein, with protein sequence MTFVMKLPFVDTVCDDSLVNTYVNEKKIGYEFQIRLSYYRGHYLSCIEELTIKVDDKQVDLNDLNFCLNGKEFTMGQIPYLISEFWNVNEPATIKVYQPGGLDEGEHTIDVTLLLRNAYMHVPGNTKNHNYAVLDSCGSKTLPVRKERKEIKVNE encoded by the coding sequence ATGACATTTGTAATGAAATTGCCTTTTGTTGATACAGTCTGTGATGACAGCCTTGTTAACACGTACGTAAATGAGAAAAAGATTGGTTATGAGTTTCAAATTAGATTGAGTTATTATCGAGGTCACTATTTATCATGTATTGAGGAACTAACAATAAAAGTTGACGATAAACAAGTTGATCTTAATGATTTGAATTTTTGTTTGAATGGAAAAGAATTTACAATGGGGCAAATACCATATTTAATATCCGAGTTTTGGAATGTTAATGAGCCTGCAACAATTAAAGTATATCAACCAGGAGGATTAGACGAGGGTGAACATACAATTGATGTAACGCTTTTATTACGTAATGCATACATGCATGTACCAGGGAATACGAAGAATCACAATTATGCCGTACTAGATTCGTGTGGAAGTAAAACGTTACCTGTAAGAAAGGAAAGAAAGGAGATAAAAGTAAATGAGTAA
- a CDS encoding sugar phosphate isomerase/epimerase family protein: MSNIKLGVSLFSFSTDFVKGNLSLEDCVRSAAEIGAEGFELVGATMLPSYPYASDKVVKEFKAMTDHYGIKFVSYGASSDRGVITGRDLTDDELIQSAILDIKTANKLGCEMMRAQPSLSPAAIEKLATYAENYGVKVGVEIHNPQIPSSPRVQEYVEVFEKLGSDYIGLVPDFGCFATKPNKVYWDEALEKGAPLELLEMAANLRYDGVSRDEARERLLDAGANDAVMGAFQGMYGFVQFTRNPDLEGLKNIMPHVMYFHGKFHYMYEHLEEASIPYGDILPVIKNSNFKGYIMSEYEASDHAVEMTKRHLQMERKILDNC; encoded by the coding sequence ATGAGTAATATTAAACTAGGAGTTTCATTATTTAGTTTTTCAACAGATTTTGTAAAAGGTAATCTTTCATTAGAAGATTGTGTTCGTTCAGCAGCTGAAATTGGTGCAGAAGGATTTGAGCTTGTAGGGGCAACAATGTTACCATCTTATCCTTATGCAAGTGACAAAGTAGTCAAAGAATTTAAAGCAATGACAGATCATTATGGAATTAAATTTGTTTCCTACGGTGCAAGCTCTGATCGTGGAGTTATAACAGGGAGAGATTTAACAGACGATGAGTTAATTCAATCGGCTATTCTTGATATAAAAACTGCTAATAAATTAGGTTGTGAAATGATGAGAGCACAACCTTCCCTATCACCTGCTGCCATTGAGAAGTTAGCTACTTATGCTGAGAATTATGGAGTGAAGGTGGGAGTAGAAATTCACAATCCTCAAATTCCATCATCACCAAGGGTCCAGGAATATGTGGAAGTTTTTGAAAAATTAGGATCTGATTACATTGGATTAGTTCCTGATTTTGGATGCTTTGCAACAAAACCGAACAAAGTGTATTGGGATGAAGCATTAGAAAAAGGAGCACCCCTTGAATTATTAGAAATGGCTGCTAATTTACGTTATGATGGTGTATCAAGAGATGAAGCAAGAGAACGCTTACTAGATGCTGGTGCGAATGATGCAGTGATGGGAGCATTTCAGGGAATGTATGGATTTGTGCAATTCACCCGCAACCCTGACTTGGAAGGGTTGAAGAATATTATGCCTCATGTGATGTATTTCCATGGGAAATTTCATTATATGTATGAACATCTTGAAGAAGCTAGTATTCCATATGGTGATATTTTACCAGTTATTAAAAACTCAAACTTTAAAGGTTATATCATGTCAGAGTATGAAGCTTCTGATCATGCAGTAGAAATGACAAAACGACACTTGCAAATGGAACGAAAAATACTTGATAATTGTTAA
- a CDS encoding MFS transporter — protein sequence MSKNLSSNVATQDLNHQTIIVHKKGKLSFSTKLSYGFGDFASQLLWSFSGSYLTIFYTDVVGITPALVALIMLIARIWDGINDPMLGFLADRTKSKHGRFRPYILYGTPFLALFSVLAFTAPGFGGNMEAKVAWFMFTYIGLGMLYTIVNLPYGSLAAVMSKDSGERTALSSFRMLFTNLGSVLLSVISMPLILLFSSGTGDQITARGYTMTAIVLAVIAIPLFYLVFFKCKEVVQPIHNKKISIKESFRYCFN from the coding sequence ATGAGTAAAAACTTAAGTAGTAATGTGGCTACGCAAGATCTAAATCATCAAACCATAATAGTCCATAAAAAGGGAAAATTATCGTTCTCTACTAAGCTTAGTTACGGTTTTGGTGATTTTGCAAGTCAGTTATTGTGGAGCTTCAGCGGTTCCTACCTTACGATTTTTTATACGGATGTAGTTGGTATAACACCAGCACTGGTAGCATTAATTATGTTAATTGCCCGAATCTGGGATGGTATTAATGACCCTATGCTTGGTTTTTTAGCAGATCGTACAAAATCGAAACATGGAAGGTTTAGACCTTATATACTATATGGTACACCATTTCTAGCTTTGTTTAGTGTACTAGCATTTACTGCCCCTGGATTTGGTGGGAATATGGAAGCTAAGGTTGCCTGGTTTATGTTTACTTATATTGGACTAGGTATGTTATACACAATTGTTAATTTACCTTATGGATCTTTAGCTGCAGTAATGTCAAAGGATTCTGGAGAACGAACTGCACTAAGTTCATTTAGAATGTTATTTACAAATCTAGGTAGTGTTCTTCTTAGTGTCATATCTATGCCTTTAATTTTGTTATTTAGTTCAGGAACAGGAGATCAAATTACAGCTAGAGGGTATACAATGACAGCGATAGTACTAGCTGTTATTGCTATTCCACTTTTTTACTTAGTATTCTTCAAGTGTAAAGAGGTTGTACAACCTATTCATAATAAGAAAATATCCATAAAAGAGTCATTTAGGTACTGTTTTAACTAG
- a CDS encoding MFS transporter: MLISLTAFFGRMGVQIYYYMYVIKRMDLIAVFMPLPAIGAAIGIMLFTRFAKNFGKKNMLYVSYTLAALSLIFLYFVDYNNIPLLIISTFIFGLTQFGIPIVMAMIPDAIDEMEDKNDVRVDGTAYAATSLSTKFASAIGGAGTVALLGVFGYVANAEQTAEAMNGINIVVNIAPAILFLLAIIPTKLYGLTEEKAAEIRQRLDEK; this comes from the coding sequence TTGCTAATTTCTCTAACAGCTTTTTTTGGAAGAATGGGAGTTCAAATCTATTACTATATGTATGTAATAAAAAGAATGGATTTAATAGCAGTTTTCATGCCTTTGCCGGCTATTGGTGCAGCTATTGGGATTATGCTTTTCACTAGATTTGCTAAAAACTTTGGGAAAAAGAATATGTTGTACGTGTCTTATACTTTAGCAGCACTTTCACTTATCTTTCTATACTTTGTAGATTATAATAATATTCCATTGTTAATAATTAGTACTTTTATTTTTGGTTTAACACAGTTTGGTATACCAATTGTTATGGCAATGATACCTGATGCTATAGATGAGATGGAAGATAAGAATGATGTACGGGTTGATGGTACCGCTTACGCTGCAACAAGTCTATCTACTAAATTTGCCAGTGCAATAGGTGGAGCAGGAACAGTTGCATTATTGGGAGTATTTGGATATGTAGCTAATGCTGAACAAACAGCTGAAGCCATGAATGGTATAAATATTGTAGTTAACATTGCACCTGCGATCTTATTCCTTCTTGCAATTATCCCTACAAAATTGTATGGATTAACTGAAGAAAAAGCTGCAGAAATTAGACAAAGATTAGATGAAAAGTAA